DNA from Salvelinus namaycush isolate Seneca chromosome 6, SaNama_1.0, whole genome shotgun sequence:
TTAAATTATTTTCTTTCCTTCCCTGTAGGAGGAGTTCCATACACAGTATGGCTCCAAGTATGACACAGCACTGCAGGCCCTTGTGGGAGGCTTGGTCCTCAGACTGGAACGACTGCTATCTGTGCCAGATCTCTCCCAGGTAATGAACTGTTACACAACAAGTCTATAACTAACAATTCACCAATCATATCTAATGTTGACATTGTTAGACAACTATATATACtattgttcaaaagtttggggtcacttagaaatgtccttgttttccatgaaaacatacatgaaattagttgcaaaatgaataggaaatatagttaagatgttgacaaggttataaataatgatttttaattgaaataataatgatgtccttcaaactttgctttcgtcaaagaatcctccatttgcagcaattacagccttacagacctttggcattctagttgtcaatttgttgaggtaatctgaatagatttcaccccatgcttcctgaagcacctccctcaagttggattggcttgatggtcacttcttacgtaccatacggtcaaactgctcccacaacagctcaatagggttgagatccggtgactgtgctggccactccattatagacagactaccagctgactgcttcttccctaaatagttcttgcatagtttggagctgtgctttgggtcgttgtcctgttgtagggggaaattggctccaattaagccacagggtatggcatggcgttgcaaaatggagtgatggccttccttcttcaagattgCTTTTACCCTGTAAAAagctcccactttaccaccaccaaagcacccccagaccatcacatttcctccaccatgcttgacagatggcgtcaagcactcctccagcatcttttcattttttcctCGTCTCACGAATGTTCGTCTTTGTGAAcggaacacctcaaacttagattcgtctgtccataacacttttttccaatcttcctctgtccagtgtctgtgttcttttacccatcttaatctttcatttttattggccagtctgagatatgtctttttctttgcaactctgcctagaaggccagcatcccagagtcacctcttcactgttgacgttgagactggtgttttgcgggtactatttaatgaagctgccagttgaggacttgtgaggcgtctgtttctcaaactagacactccaatgtacttgtcctcttgctcagttgtgcaccagggcctcccactcctctttctattctggttagagccagtttgcgctgttctgtgaagggagtagtacacagcgttgtatgagatcttcagtttcttggcaatttctcgcatggaatagccttcagttctcagaacaagaatagactgacgagtttcagaagaaaggtctttgtttctggccattttgagcctgtaatcgaacccacaaattctgacgctccagatactcaactagtctaaagaaggcctgttttattgcttctttaatcagcaccacagttttcagctgtcctaacataattgcaaaatagttttctaatgatcaattagccttttaaaatgatcaacttggattagctaacacaacatgccattggaacacaggagtgatggttgctgataatgggcctctgtacatctATGTATATATTCAGTTTCCAGCTTCCAGCTAtatcagtttccagctacaatagtcatttacgacattaacaatgtctacactgtatttctgatcaatttgatgtaattttaatggacaacaaatgtgtttttctttcaaaaacaagggcatttctaagtgaccccaaacttttgaacagtagtgtacgtGTCAACACATGCCATAATATTGTTTATCCTGCGCACTCTAAGAAACCCCCTGGTTGCTGATCTTAGCTTCTAACTCTTCTCAGATAGCGTCCATtatcagtgctgccccctctgaCCTGGAGGAGTGTGGAAAGTCTGTGTCTGACCCTGAGCACCTGAAGATTCTCCTGCAGCACCAGAACCTGCTAAATAAGATTCAGTTTGGTAGGCTTACTTCAATCATATCTTCTCCTTCCTGTTAATGTTAAGTAGAATTATCAACAGATAAACAAAGAACAATGTAGTTTTCCCTTTTTGTCAAACTGCCATGGTTCACTCTATTGATAACTTTGAACCAGCTGTATTTACAGGAATTTGAATTACTTTGAAATGGTATTAATCTAAACATGCCCAATACTTTCAAGTTCAAACAAACAGAATGTGGTGTAATATAAAATATTCataatttatttatattttttaaaatctgtatTTGTCCCTTTTTCTCAGTACCTGTCACGTCTTCTGTAGGGGACTGTGTGCTGTCCTCGCTGTCCTTCCGCTTAACCTGTGGAATGCAGTCCATGCAGACAGATTTTGACGAGCCAGCGGAATCATTAGAAGCAGCTCTAAGCATCATGAACCCTGCCTCTTTCAGGGACTTGGAGGATCTGGGAATGATGTCAGATGAATCGGACCACACTGGAGCAGTAACTACtgtggagagagaagagcagaatGCCAGAGATAACGCATGTGGGGCGAAGAATTCAGTACTCCACAGTGGAGAAGACAATGCACTGTCAAAGAACGACATAGTCTCACCTACTCCTGAAAGTATAAGCAGGCCAGTGGGGGGGGCACCAACAGTAGAGAGCATGCTGCCGACAGAGAGCGACAAAGAGCTTGTAACACTGATGAATACTTTCATCACCGAAGACTCTCCTTCACATATTGTCATCCCTGAAACGGTCACCAATGGGAACCAACCAGATAACCAGCCGGTCAAGCTAGCGAGTGTCCACCAGTGGGTCTCCCACATTGCAAGTAACACTATCTCGCTCCCTTCCTTGCCACCCCTTCCACAAAACGATGAAGACAAGGAGATCCGGTCAGGTGACACGTGTCTTGGAAGCAGTGTGGAAATTGGGGGTCAGGAAACAGAAGCCAATCTCTTTGAGAGGGCTGTTATCCGAAGGAGACGGCCGCCCAAGCCACAAAGAATAACTGTACCCTCGAAGAGGAAAATCCCTGAGGCAACCATAATTTGCCAggagtgtgggaagagttttgtctATCCGTCTCAGCTGGAAAATCACCTAcgcattcacacaggagagaaacctttcaaGTGCACGGAGTGTGGCAGGGCCTTCAGGTCCTTAGGATACATGACCACTCATATGAAAAATCACTCTGAAGCGCGGCCATTTAAGTGTGATGAGTGTGACAAGGGTTTTCGGAAAAAGGCTGACCTGAAGAAGCATCAGCTCATCCACATGGGTGCAAAACCACACAAATGCACCATCTGCGGAAAGGGCTTCAGCCAAGCATTTTATTGCAGAATACACATCCAGTCTCATGCAAGTGAAAATAACTTTCCCTGCACTCATTGTCAGAAGAGATTCCCAACTCAATACAAGCTGTCTGTCCACGAGCGCTGGCACACCATGGAGCGCCCGTTCATCTGTGAGCAGTGTGGGATGCGCTTCTTTCATCCTAGTGGGCTGAAGAGGCACATGGGCTATCACATTGGGAACCGCCCGTTCCTGTGTGCCCAGTGTGGAAAGACTTTTGTTTAtgagtttgacctgaagaaacACCAAAGGGACCATGGCCCCAAGCCCAAGATCCCATGCCCTGTCTGCCAGAAGGTGTTTGGCAGCAACGGACTCATTAAGGCCCACATGTTTACGCACACCTCTGTAAAACCTTACAGATGTGACATATGCgacaagacctttaaacagagcAGCAGCTTGAGTAGTCACAAACGTCTGCACACGGGCGAACGCCCTTACCACTGCGACATGTGTGGGAAGACGTACAAGCTGAATCAGCACCTGAAGGAGCACATAATTATCCACCACACGGCGGAGGGGCACCCCTGTGACCAGTGTGGAAAGGTCTTCAAGTTACCACGTCTTCTGAAGGCGCATGAGCGGTTGCACTCAGGAGAGCGATCTGAGCAGACAAGGAAATACAGTCACACCAGCCGTCGCAGGAGAAATTCCTCCAAAATTAGTTGATTTACTGCACAGTGGCTGCCTTCCACACTGTCGGGGATGCTATTTTTAATGTCCTGACAAATTGCCAATAGCTGTAATAATATTTCTCATTTTTTGTTGTAGACTTTAGATTTTTGACCATTTTGGACCATAATTCAGGATTCCCTAAATAGACTGAACACTGAAAAATAATATAATGTCTGGCTTAATTAATGCAGCAACAAACATATCTCCTGTTAGATAACAATGAATGATTGTGTCATTAAAACATATTTGTTTGTGATGATTTTTTTTTTGGATAGGTTGAAATTCCAATGACATAAGATGTACATTGACAGCCACTCACGTATTTCTCTTTTTGAGAGTAGTCAATGATTGCCGGAAGCCTTTACAAAAAATATGCACATTTGATGTTGGATAAAGGCAAATAAAGTCACAATTGTGTGCCACTACTCACTTGTTTTGCTATTTTATTCACAGCAAAGGTAACCAAATGTATGCTAGAACGGTACTGTGTGATGACTTTTTATAATACATTTAAGGTGTTTATTAAGCTACAAAATAAAGATTCATACTCAACCAAATATATACAGAAAAATTATGAAATTCGTGTTTTAACCTAAAAATGTAATTTCAAGAAAAGAGAGCAGTAGGATTCAATTGCGGCTCTTATTCCAGCACGATAGGTGGCAGTAATGATGTTATGCTGCCAATCTTATTGTTAATAGTCTGGTCAAAACTCTGTTCTGGTTTTGGTTCCGTTTCCATCTGTTGTCGCCATTTTCATAAATCGTTTGTGGGTTGTGGATAGCTATCTATCATGCTAGTTACCTTTACTGTTAGATTTCTGCCTATCGTACATATTTGGTAACATTCTGGCATGGACAAACGAGTCAAGAAGAGTACTGCCAGTACGGGTAGGTTACATTATACGACACTTGCTAGACATGTATTAGCAATCTAACCATTTTTACAAATGTGGGCCTGGCTACAGACCCAAGTCACTGCAATGCAgagcgctagctagctagcgactATCTTCAATGGGTAGCTAAGTGTAAAACTAATGTTCGTTTCGGCTTGCCTTCTAAATTTacgtttgctagctagttagccatgTTGCTGCTGGAGGTATTTGTTACTAAAGAGCCTAGAGGATGAAGCCACACACCCTAACATGTTGTTCTATCGTCTTGCTATAGCCCCcccacttcctctctcctctttgcgACTATTGGTTTCTCCGCTGCGGCTGATGTATTCATTTGTATGGCATGTGGTGAATCAACGCAATGTGATGCACTATGGGAAGGTCGAGGAGTTTGTAACTGTGGTGACTGAAGCAGTTCCAAAGTTGCTGAGTTACAAACAGAGGGCTCAACTCATCCTGGGTCTGAGAGCAAGGGTGAGTGACATGATATGTGGTCATGGGAGGGGTGGTTTTGACACATTGTGTATTAGAAAAATCATATACAATTTTGTCCCATTATTTTAGATGATCTTGGAGTTGTTCCGTAAGGACCCACCCAACCTTCAGGACATCCAACGTCTCCTGGAAAAGATGAACATCTTGGGGGTAAGAATATTTATCTCTtgtgtggcagtgtggaaattccGGCCTATACCGGCGCACAGACTCAACACACCTGTAACACGGCATACTAAAACATTTCTGTCAATACCATTCTCGGACGACTACTTAAAAGAGAGTAACATTTGCACATTAGTCTGGTTTGAAAATAGCCTTTAGCTCTGTAGTGTACTAATCTGAGGGTAATGGATAAGCATAAACAACATTAGTGTTAATACCTTCCAGTGGGGTTGCGGGAGCTTTCTGCCATCTGTCTTGCTTTGCTGTCACTCATCTGATTCTTTAGATCTGCAAAGTGAAAACACGGATGGGGTAAGAGATAAAAGTTGTTTTAAGGTTGGACTTATGACTTCTACAAACCCTGTCACCCATGCAAATCCTGATTACAGCAGCCAGATGCAGAAGTGGAGGAGTCACAGGCTAACTTCGTGGCGCTGGTCCAAACCCTGCTGAAAAACCCTTATGAGAGGAAGCACTTCTTCCAGGTTCGGCACactttctccctttcctctcacACTGTCCACTTTGTCATTTCAAAGACACTGACTTAAATAATTTTCTTTCCTTCCCTGTAGGAGGAGTTCCATACACAGTATGGCTCCAAGTATGACGCAGCACTGCAGGCCCTTGTGGGAGGCTTGGTCCTCAGACTGGAACGACTGCTATCTGTGCCAGATCTCTCCCAGGTAATGAACTGTTACACAACAAGTCTATAACTAACAATTCGCCAATCATATCTAATGTTGACATTGTTAGACAACTGTATACATGCCAACACATGCCATAATGTTGTTTATCCTGCGCATTCTAAGAAACCCCCTGGTTGCTGATCTTAGCTTCTAACTCTTCTCAGATAGCGTCCATtatcagtgctgccccctctgaCCTGGAGGAGTGTGGAAAGTCTGTGTCTGACCCTGAGCACCTGAAGATTCTCCTCCAGCACCAGAACCTGCTAAATAAGATTCAGTTTGGTAGGCTTACTTCAATCATATCTTCTCCTTCCTGTTAATGTTAAGTAGAATTATCAACAGATAAACAAAGAACAATGTAGTTTTCCCTTTTTGTCATGGATCACTTTGAACTAGCTGTATTTACAGGAATGTGAAATAGTTTTTCAATGTTATTAATGTCAACATGCTTATTCCTAGGCTTTCACATTCAACCAATCAGAATGTCATTTTTCTATATTTGTCCCTTTCTCTCAGTACCTGTCACTTCTTCTGTGGGTGACTGTGTGCTGTCCTCGCTGTCCTTCCGCCTCGCGTGTGGAATGCCATCAATGGAGCCAGATTTTGACGAGCCATCAGAATCATTAGATGCCGCTCTAAGTGTCATGAACCCTGCCTCCTTCAGTAACTTGGAGGATCTGGGAATGATGTCAGATGACTCTGACCATGCTGGAGAAGATAGTACTGTGGAGAGAGAAGACGATGTACTGCCAGAGAGCGCCGTGGTCTGCTCTAGTCCTCAAGGTGTTAGCGGGCTGGTGGGAGGTGCACCATCAAAAGGGGCACCAACAGTAAGGAGTATGTTGCAAACAATGAGACAGCAACAACTTGTATCACTGATGAGTACTTCCATCACTGAAGCCTCTCCTTCACAGATAGTCCTCCCTGCCACGGATAACCAGCCGGTCGAGCTAACGAGTGTCGACCAGTGGGTCTCCCATATTGCCAGTTACACTTTATCGCTCCATTCCTTGCCACCCCTTCCACAAAACGATCATTTGGACAAGGAGATGGAGTCGGCCGACACAGGTCTCGGAAGCAGTGTGGTGATCGGGGGTCAGGAAACAGAGGTCGATCTCTTTGAGAGTTCCATTATCCAAAGGAAGAGGGTGCAAAAGCCACTACGAGTAGCTTGCTCGAAAAAGAGAAACCCTGCAACCAACTCCTGCCAAGAGTGTGGGAAGCGTTTTCTGTCTCGGGGACGGCTGGAGGATCACCTCCGCatacacaccggagagaaacctttCAAGTGCACCGATTGTAGCAGGTTCTTCAGGACGTTGGCACTCCTGACCAACCATATGAAAATTCACTCTGACGTGCGGCCCTTTAGCTGCGATGAGTGCGGCAAGTGCTTTCGGAGAAAGGTTGGCCTTCAGAATCACCATCGTGTCCACACGGATGCTAGACCATACAAATGCACCATATGTGGCAAGGGTTTCACGCAGGTACAGTACTGCAAACGACACATGGATTGTCATACAAGTGAGAATACCTATTTTTGCACTCATTGTCCGAAGAGTTTCCCAACCCAATTCCAGCTGTCTGCCCACCAGCGCTGGCACACCATGGACCGCCCGTACGCCTGTGAGCAGTGTGGGTTGCGTTTCTTTATGCCAAGCTTGTTAAAGAGACACATGGGCTACCACATTGGGAACCGCCAGTTCCTGTGTGCCCAGTGCGGAAGGACCTTTGTTTATGAGTTTGACCTAAAGAGACACCAAAAAGACCATGACCCCAGTCCCAAGCTCCCCTGCCCCGTCTGCCAGAAGATGTTTGGCAACAACAGCCTACTCCAGGCCCACATACGCAGGCACTCTTCAGAGAAACCTTACAGATGCGACATATGCGACAAGACCTTTAAAGACAGCGGGGGCCTCCGCATACACAAGCGGGGGCTGCACTCGAACGAACGCCCTTACAGCTGCGACGAGTGTGGGAAGACCTACAAACTACACACGCACCTGAGGGAGCACAAGTTTAAACACACAGGGGAGGGCCACAGCTGTGGCCAGTGTGGAAAGGCCTTCAGGTACCTGCGTCTCCTGAAGGCGCACGAGCGGTCGCACTCCGAGCCATCTGAGCTCACACGGCGAAACAGTCACACCAGCCGTCGCAGGAGACATTCCTCCAAAAGGAGTTGATTTTCTCACATTTTCACACCTTTCACTGTGGCTACAGTAATATACAACAGTATTCAACTTTGTCACAATTCCATGTCATTGGCTGTACGGTCGTTATGTAGGGCAGCCCAGGGTTCCTCTGTGTTGTCTTAAGAATGCTGCATTATCCCACCATTCTGTCATATCTCTGTGGTGCAGAGGGGCGACATGATGGGGGATGGTGAGATATTTGACTTGAACGGAGAAGAGGGTCTCTGCTGTTCAGGACTGCTGCTCACTGTGTTTAGCTTCCTCCCTCTATGATCCTCCCTTCCTCTGATCAGACATACGGGGACTATACAAACCCTTATTACATGATACACAGCATATCAAGTACAGGGTCTAAAGTCTTTTCAAATCATGGAATGTCATACATGGTCTATTTTGGGAGGTACCAGCATTGCAGTCCTAACAGCCATGCATACAAGCCGGTTGTGACTGAAGGCTCCCAGAAAATCTGTGGACCGGAAATTCATAAAGTGAATCTGTGGAACTATGTTCAGTGAGGTGTGTTAGGTAAACCAGTGAAACATCCTCCACTGTCAGGTACAGTATGCTCTCAAGAGAACATGGTTTTAATCTGTTGACTTGGATCAGGATTGGGGGTCAATTACTTTTTAATTCAGGATCTTTCTAATAGAAAATAATTTCAGTTACTCCAACCCTGATTTGGATAGTCTCATGGCTTCTCCCGCAGTATAATCACCAGAGTGATTCAGATTTAGtatttaatagtcacatgtacagggttgcaggtatAATTGCGGATACAGTGAAAATCTTAGGGTCCAAACTCCAACAGAGTGTAGTTCTTCAATTTGTGCTTCTTGTTCTATCGCAATGTTCTTGTTGAATTAAAAAGCTTATAGGCTACATTAATTTGTGTTGTTTATTTTGGACTTAAAACGGTCTCTGAAGAAGTATGTGCCACACATTTCCTGTTCTGCAACATTTATTTCCTGTAGCTGCCTTTTAAACCTTACATTTTTTCCCAGATGCAGCATTACCCTTCTTGGAGGCACATCAGAAATTTGTGAACATAGGTGTTATGGCTATGCTGGAGTTGTcattgatatatttttttaatgaatcATGGCATTTTATCAGGTGAATGTCAGTTTGCCTCATCAGTCTTTTGATATCAACAACATTTTGTGGTAAGCAATACACTAAGTTAATATTGTTTTAATAATAATAGCTAACAAGATTGCAACAGATGTCTAATTTTTCTGTGTGAAATGTTGGATCACTCCAAATGATGAACTACTGACATCTGTTTTTGAATGTATTTCACACATTTCTCTGGCAAACAAAAGTCAACAAAACTACACTtgcagtcaacaaaactaagAACCTGTGCACACACAAATGTGTTATTCTGGAAACTGTAAGCATCTACCTGTGAGGGAAATCTAATAGGCTAGGTCATACATTCTTTAGTTGTGCATGGCGAAAAAGAGCTACAGTACCCTACTGTTCTGCAATGCAGGTCCGACTGAATTCCAGCCGTCTTTTGTGAAAATTTAACAGATTACATTTTGATCTTGTTGAATGTTGTTCTCCCAATCCCACACTCCATCTTTTTGTTTAATCTCATGTCATTCCTCATGCCTTGTGGTCCTAAGAGGAAGAGCAGTGAGTCTGATAGTCATTTATTTTGAAATCATAAAAAAGTATGAATTAGTAATAAATAACACTTACACATGACTTAAATGGTTATAACCACTATGAATGCAATCGCATTCATTCCTCATACGAACAAAAGGTCAGGATAGAAATTAAATCAACAGTAGGCTTAAGCCATGTTCGCCAACAAATGCACAGCCTTTCTTTGCTTTTGTTTAGGCTGTGTCAGAGTTGGAAGAGCTGTCATAGGTGAGCGGCTGCTCTTGTGGTCATTGTCAGTAAACCACACCTGCGCTTATCCCACCAATGTTAGACTTTCTCAACAAGAAAGTGAAGGCTATATAAAAAATAATGACACTCAAATTTAAAATCTATATTTTAAGTGATAGGGATTTATATCAACTTAATCAAGGTGTATATTGTGCCCAACATCACACATTCCAGTGATTAAGCCAAGTTTAGATCTGTAACCTATTGTAAACTAGTTTTTTTCTTCATTTGATTGTTTACTCTTACGGCTGACAAAACAGAAGTCCTCAAGACCAGGTTGAACTTCATTCCACAAAGGCACCTCAAACATGTACCAGACCATGTCCCAgttctaaaaataaaaaacatcagTCTTGAAAATACAGTATTGATTAAAAAGTAAATCAGAAACTGTATGTGAAAAATATGTTTGTCATGTTAACTGTGGTTCATATCGATCTCAGAGCTCCATTCTATAATAGTCTCAGAGTCTGGTGATCGACCACAGTTTGAACAGACAACTGTGTTTGATGGAGTCGTCATATCGCGCTGTGACAGTGTGACTAGGAAAGAAAAGCTCAGACAGAACTGGGTCAATCAGAGCCCACAATGGAGGGAGAGGACCCTCGATTGTTCAGAGCCACACAGAACATGAAGTGGTTCTCTGGCAGATACGTCATATGATCAGCAATAGTACAGTTGGTGAGTACTCTCTGTCTTTGTGTGGATGATCTTGTATGCAGTATTTACAATTATTGCATATTTAATATCAAAATGGGTTTAAGCATGAGGGTAGTCAGCAATTATATGCTCACTGAAAACAATTTTCGGTGATATTGTAAGATGATCAAAAATGGAAACGAACTTGATGAgcaacacttttttttgttgcaaaatacAACCTTGTGTTCAAAGTGTATTCAGTTCATTCCTGAAATATCTGATATGCAGTTTAGTTACGTTTCATATTACATGTATGTTTGTTTTTAAGCATCTTTGAGATTATGTGTATAATTAAAGGCACTATATAAAATATGATTATTATACTCACAAAACAATGTTTACTGAGtgaaacaaaaatgtaactgttGTTCAGCAGTTATCAAGTTGTTTTTGGGATTTTCATATAACCTGAAATCCGGATTTGATTGAACAAGTCCAGTCAACTCATTCATTCTTACACCATCTTTTCTAGATGTTCTTCAGAGGCGGCGTGGCTGCACTTACATCACGAATGAATCTTCCACTGGGTTTGACCAATGGGGTCTCAATGGTGAGAACTTCCTGACCTTTGACCCTACCTCTCATACATGGATGTCAGAGTCTCCACAGGCAAACCCCATAGAACCGAGTTGGAACTCAAACAAAGTGAGGAGTCACATGTTTAAGGAGTTTCTCCAGCATGACTGTTGCGCTTCACTCACCAATATCATGAAGACGAGAGGGAGCTGGCGCAGTAGAACAGAAGACGGGTGAGATGAACAGATACAGTCGAGCGACTATGCAATAACAAAGACCTGCGAATGAATGTGCACAATAACAGGATTTGGGGTTGTGAAGTTAAGAGTGCATGTGAATCGATTTGCCTTCCCTGTTTGTTACATCAGTCAACATTGTTTTATTCTATGATTTTCATATTTGCCAAGCCCATACCTCACAAAGAGGATGTGTCCTTAAGATGTCATGGGACAAGCACTGACCTATCAGGACTTAAGGTCCACTTGACCCGAGATAGGGTTGTGATGACAGATCGGGTCAGAGTCATTGGGCCTCTACCCAATGTTGACGGATCAGTCCTGCTGAGACTGAGTGTTGAGATCCCCACTGGCCACACGAAAACATAGCGTTACCGCTGTAAAGTACAAACAAGCACAAGCAACACCGCTGCTTTGTGGAGTGAGACATTTTCAGATAGATAGCTAAATTAATTTATGCATGTGGTTTGGATGAaaaaaagtattcatactccttggaATTCGTCACATTTTATTCTGtgacaaagtgggattaaaatggatttaattgcaattgtcaacaatctacacaaaacacTGTAATGTCAACGTGGAAGAGTATTTtaataaaaatatgaaatattaaagaaattaaataactaaaatatagttgttgcataagtattcagctccctgagtcAACACATGTCAGAatcaccgttggcagcgattacagctgccaaaggtcttcttgggtaagtctataagagcaCCTGGATTGTCAAATAAttagcccattattcttttcataattcttcaagctctttcaagATGGTTGGGATGATGGCTATTTTCAagacttgccatagattttcaagcagatttaaatcaaaactgtgaCTTGGCCACTAAGGAACATTTACTGTCTTTTTGGTAAGCAAATCCAGTGTAGATatcatcaccatgcttgaaaataaggaggcagttactcagctttgcatttaggccaaaaaatGTATTCCTTTGCCATGTTTttcttttgcagtattactttagtgccttgttgcataaaataggcatgttttggaatgtttttaCTCTGTATtttattcttcttttcactcatCTGGGTCATTATTgtagtcactacaatgttgttaatccatcctcagtttctcccatcacagccattaaactctgtattATAATCACCAATGGCATCATGGGAACATCCCTGAGCACTTTCC
Protein-coding regions in this window:
- the LOC120049961 gene encoding zinc finger protein 17-like, with the protein product MDKRVKKSTASTAPPLPLSSLRLLVSPLRLMYSFVWHVVNQRNVMHYGKVEEFVTVVTEAVPKLLSYKQRAQLILGLRARMILELFRKDPPNLQDIQRLLEKMNILGQPDAEVEESQANFVALVQTLLKNPYERKHFFQEEFHTQYGSKYDAALQALVGGLVLRLERLLSVPDLSQIASIISAAPSDLEECGKSVSDPEHLKILLQHQNLLNKIQFVPVTSSVGDCVLSSLSFRLACGMPSMEPDFDEPSESLDAALSVMNPASFSNLEDLGMMSDDSDHAGEDSTVEREDDVLPESAVVCSSPQGVSGLVGGAPSKGAPTVRSMLQTMRQQQLVSLMSTSITEASPSQIVLPATDNQPVELTSVDQWVSHIASYTLSLHSLPPLPQNDHLDKEMESADTGLGSSVVIGGQETEVDLFESSIIQRKRVQKPLRVACSKKRNPATNSCQECGKRFLSRGRLEDHLRIHTGEKPFKCTDCSRFFRTLALLTNHMKIHSDVRPFSCDECGKCFRRKVGLQNHHRVHTDARPYKCTICGKGFTQVQYCKRHMDCHTSENTYFCTHCPKSFPTQFQLSAHQRWHTMDRPYACEQCGLRFFMPSLLKRHMGYHIGNRQFLCAQCGRTFVYEFDLKRHQKDHDPSPKLPCPVCQKMFGNNSLLQAHIRRHSSEKPYRCDICDKTFKDSGGLRIHKRGLHSNERPYSCDECGKTYKLHTHLREHKFKHTGEGHSCGQCGKAFRYLRLLKAHERSHSEPSELTRRNSHTSRRRRHSSKRS
- the LOC120049959 gene encoding zinc finger and SCAN domain-containing protein 10-like, giving the protein MDKRVKKSTASTAPPLPLSSLRLLVSPLRLMYSFVWHVVNQRNVMHYGKVEDFVTVVTEAVPKLLSYKQRAQLILGLRARMILELFRKDPPNLQDIQRLLEKMNILGQPDAEVEESQANFVALVQTLLKNPYERKHFFQEEFHTQYGSKYDTALQALVGGLVLRLERLLSVPDLSQIASIISAAPSDLEECGKSVSDPEHLKILLQHQNLLNKIQFVPVTSSVGDCVLSSLSFRLTCGMQSMQTDFDEPAESLEAALSIMNPASFRDLEDLGMMSDESDHTGAVTTVEREEQNARDNACGAKNSVLHSGEDNALSKNDIVSPTPESISRPVGGAPTVESMLPTESDKELVTLMNTFITEDSPSHIVIPETVTNGNQPDNQPVKLASVHQWVSHIASNTISLPSLPPLPQNDEDKEIRSGDTCLGSSVEIGGQETEANLFERAVIRRRRPPKPQRITVPSKRKIPEATIICQECGKSFVYPSQLENHLRIHTGEKPFKCTECGRAFRSLGYMTTHMKNHSEARPFKCDECDKGFRKKADLKKHQLIHMGAKPHKCTICGKGFSQAFYCRIHIQSHASENNFPCTHCQKRFPTQYKLSVHERWHTMERPFICEQCGMRFFHPSGLKRHMGYHIGNRPFLCAQCGKTFVYEFDLKKHQRDHGPKPKIPCPVCQKVFGSNGLIKAHMFTHTSVKPYRCDICDKTFKQSSSLSSHKRLHTGERPYHCDMCGKTYKLNQHLKEHIIIHHTAEGHPCDQCGKVFKLPRLLKAHERLHSGERSEQTRKYSHTSRRRRNSSKIS